Below is a genomic region from Gallus gallus isolate bGalGal1 chromosome 10, bGalGal1.mat.broiler.GRCg7b, whole genome shotgun sequence.
GTGGTGCACGCCTTGGTAGCAGCCAGGAAAACTACAGAGCTTCCCGAAGTGCTTCCTCGCATCTGCCTGACAGCCTCCAACCTGACCCGTGCTCTGTACTTCTTCTGCGACACGGTGCTGTGGTTGAAGAGCGTTGGACTCCAGTCTGACATCAAGAAGGCAAAGTGGCAGAACTGGGCTACCAAGTGCTACTACTTCTCACTGCTGATGAACCTGGCCAGGGATTGGTATGAGGTCTCGTGGAGGCTGGAACAAGCTGTACAGGAGGAAAAGATGAAGGAGAACTGTTTTGGGGACGAACAACCTCAGCAACGAAACTCTTCCAAATGTAATGGCTTGCatggttttctcttcctgctgtttcAGATACTCAGAAGTCATCCACCTCTGCTGTTAGACGTGGTGAAGAACCTCTGTGATCTCTCTGGTCCTTTGGACACACTGGGGATCTACAAAACCAATCCAGGCGTGATTGGTTTCTGTGggctcctctcctctctggtGGGGATCCTCACTCTAGCAAGCCCACATCTGAAGCTGAAAGAGTGATGTAAGTGGAACTGCTCAGTGCACAGTGAGCCAGCAGCTTTGATCCTCTCACAGGTTTTTATTCTCCACACGgcactttaaaaatgaagatgtcTCACTTTAACCTCAAGatgagttttttttccctccgAATAAGTGACTTCTGCCCTTTGTCCTTCCCTGTGTCTCTGCAGATGAGTTTGGTGCCCAACAGAGCgaagatgaaagaaagcagagtaATATTGcacaaacagaaagagaacTTGGAACGTGGCTACTAGATAAGGAAATACTGATGATCCTATATTTTAACACAGCTTTATGAAATAGCTGCCTAAACTACTGCAGTATGCGTATGACTCATAACTAATCATGTTTACACAGGAAAGCTAGAATTCAGCAATCAAAGGTTCCTATAGCCAAATTTTCTGTAGTATGTTCAGGCAAGTTAGGAACTGTGGTTAGATGGCCTAAAGTAAAACCTGAGTGTTCTGACAGGGCTGGGTTGCTGGATCCTGACTTCTGTAGGCAGTGGTTCGATCATAACTGAAAAGTGGTATCATCTGACCTTTCAGTGATCCCTATGTAACACGAACACGCACTGCTGACTCTGGACCTACAGTTCGGTGAGTGCCAACTTCCACCTCAAGGAATCAAAAACGTCTTTTCCTTTGATAATATAAGCCAAGATGGGTTGGCCACCAACTAACTCTTCCAGCAGGCCACGGATGAGGATTTTGGTGAAGAAACGCATGTGGGAAATGCTGGTCTCATTGCTGCTAATGCTGTGATTTGTAGGGATCTGagtgcagtgaagctgtgaatcTGGAACCTGTCATAAGCACGACATTTCCCATTACATCCACACCTTAATTCCTGCGATTCCAAGTGGAACAATTTTACATTAATGACAGTGTGATAAGcagtttgttctgctgttttaattttacttGAAAAAGTCCAGTGTAATAAGGAGCTTTGGAACCTGCAGTTAAGGAGAAAAGGCCGTCTTGGAGCTTGTCAAGTAAGAAAAGCTGCAAGGGTGTTTCCAGTTGTGTCAGCTCCCAGAGGGAAGGGAATGGAGTCGGACTTGATCATATATCAGAATGACCTCAAGAAGAGAAGCTTAATTACCTGGATCTGGGCATTCatgtttcagattttctttcctgatcCTCTCCTTCTATCATGACAGCAAGATTTCTTGTGTGTGCCCTCCCTGGTTCTACCATTTGAAAATGCCTTACTTTCGCCCCGCGACTGCAGAACTGCTCTTCAGTTTTCTGGCTGGGAATGATTGCCGGGCAGCGTGAGCTCAGTTAGAGGAGAAATGCTGTGTCCAGCAATCTAACAGCTTACATGATGTGCTGCTGTCTTTATTGCTCCTGACTTTGCAGAATATCAGTTATAACACAAAattattgcttttcttcatcAGACTGCAAGGGCTGCTTGTTTAATCTGTCAGGAGATGTGAATAGAGATTATCCTAACCAGGACCAACATACTCTCTTATTATTTCTGATACTCTCtgtaaacagaaattaaaaggtGCAGGTCTCCTTTATTaaaggaggaggctgtggaacTGAGCAAGCATGGTAATGCAGTGCCCCAGTTTACCTTAAGTCATTGTGGTCGTGCTTGGAATTACTTCCACTTTGAATCTGAAGTGTTAGGCTGCCAATGAAGTGTTTGAAAATAGAGGTTGCTGAGCAGGGTAATTAAGTGCGTCTGAAGACCAAACATGGCCCGTAGCAGCTCTTCTTTttaatatggaaataaataccaCTAAAAGTAGAGCACTGTGCAGTTCAGGCCATAATGGCTGCGTTGTCTTCAAGGGCTTTTTCTTGCTACTTGTTTAacagttgggttttttgttgttgcttctttctttctttattccaTGTGCCTTTGAGCTGCTGGCACTGTGTGGCCCATCTCTCCCTTGGTCAGATTTGACCGTTATCCCAATGTCAGCAACCGGGTTAGGAAAGGAGTCTTGGTGATCTATCAGCAGAGCCTGGAATTTGCCTACAGAATGTATCTTCTTGCAAGAAGCTGCATTATGAATTGCTCTCAGGAGACCTCTTGGGTACAAAACAGATCTTACGCTGGTTTGCACACTGATTCCTCTTTTTCCTATGTAGTTCATAGTTAAGCGGGAGCAGATTCGTGCACTGCTGTGGCCCTGGCTAGATACACATCCCTGTGCTCTGCGGAGGGAGCAGGGTGGTTTCTTGCCCACATGCCAAGCAAACACTGTGCAAAGTCACAAACCAGCCCTTGGTGTTCCTCCTGGAGGGGTTGGGCTGTCTCAGCAAGTACAGTCTTAACCTGGGAGATGGGGCAATGAATTTTCAGCCTTCCTCAGCCTTACCTGTTCCATTTGGCATAACACAGGTCAGAGCGTACAGGAGTAACTTAACTGGATGTTAAGCACTAATACTgcctttctgctcctctgctggggGCTAGCAGTTAAATGTACCTTAATGTGATGTGACTGAAGCCATAGAATTGCAATCAAATGGAGAAAATCCTTTTAGTGCCTTTTCTGTGTATGTTTCTGATACGACAGCTGGAATGAGGAGAGCTGTTTGAACACAAGCAATAAACGTTGATGCATATGACACTGCATCTGTGTGTGACTTCGAGGATGGGGAAAAGAGATTCTGAAGGAGTCCTCCCTCATATCACTGAGATTTCTGAAGTTGTTGCAGATGTTTAATGATGAATTAAGGGCAGAGAGTGAAGGATAACATCTCCAGCTGAGATGGGGAGGGATGGCGAAGGGATAACGAGTAAAAAGAAGCTCTTGCTGGTAGCTTACTGCTTACTCCTATCCCCTGCAGCAACAGCTTTACAAACATGAAGGCTCCAAAATGTGTTCCCTGAACAATATACAAAGCATTGCATTCAGCAACGATTTAGCAAGACTTCGCTTCTGAATGACTGCTCTTACATGCATTTCATAATAGTAGCAATTAACAGCAGAATGGTAAGTGAGATAAGTAATCTACTCACAGACAAGGCTTTCCTAATGTTAACACCGTGCTTGGCATGATATTTCAGGAAGAGTGAGCCACGCAGCGCTcccaggtgagcagcaggagcaatCAAAGGTCTAAAAACCAACATCTCCAATGGGAGGGATCAAATGAGCCGGTTTGTAGAGGAAAGGTGACTGAGGGAGGGGGTGTGTGGAAGGTTTTCTGACAAGTGGAAGGCAATAAATCGGTCTCTAATCCACCCAAGGGGTAATACATATACGTTGCCACAAAGGAGAATTAAATCGTGTGGGCAATGTTGTTTGAAActtaagtgaaataaaacactgaggAGATTGCCTGGGAAGACAGTGCCCTACaggaaggggaggggatgggCACAAGTAgggcagaggctgtgctgtCTGCTGATTCCTGCTCTCACTGGGCAGAGGGAAGGCTGGCACTGCCCCTGGTGTCATGCCTGTTCACCGTGGCCAAGAGAGCAGACCCGTGAGCAGGCTGCTGCCCTTTGTCCCACTGTCTGGAGAACCCTGAATCACCGCAGCGCCGTGCCAAACCCTGACAGACACCCGTGTGCCTCTGCCCAGGGGTGAGCCTGTTAATGCAGGGCTGTGGACAAGCCCAGGCTCTTCCAGGAGTCACGGAgcactaagatcacccagtccagccatcagcacgcccccaccatgcccactgaccacatccctcagtgccatatccccacacttcttgaacacctccagggactgtgactccaccacctccctgggtagcctaGCCTTTTCCTCCCACAGAACGCTGCCCATGTGCCTGCCCTGCTGGTCCAGGTGAGTAAGGATCCAGCCAGGTCTGCTTTCCCTGTGCTGACAATCCTTTCCTTAGTGGTAAGGGAAAGTGCTCCTGCTCATCCCCACTCAAAGTCCTTTTACcctcctgtcctgctgcttgGCTACATCACAGCCACCTTTCCATCCCTTCCTCAACTCCCTCGTCTGAGCTGCACCAAACCCAAGCTGCACACCCACACTTTCTAtgccccttcctcctcttctccctaGCCTTGGTGCActgccacagtgctgcacaaacacagacagATCTTAATCACTTCTGCATTCATCATCTCCTCATTTGACGTATGGGGATGATTTTGCAGCCATCCATCCCACAAGATGAGAACCTGTGGGGAGCTGTTTGCCCGGTTTCCCCAGCAACTCAtgccccccagcccagcccagaggTGGGGCCTGGGTGTAGTAGTGCCCCAACACCACACACCCCAGGCACAGGACCCAAGTGAGGACAGGCTGCTGAGGAGCTCCAGCAGAGGAGGAGTGTGTGGAGCACTGGCTCTAGGGTTTAACTGGTAAAAAGTCAAAGCTTGGGCAATGCCACAATCACAGCACCCAGGGGAGCTGCGTGGCTCAGCCCAACCCCTGCACATCGTGCTCCAACCCTCAGCCCTGCTCAGACCTCACTGCAcagtcagcagctctgcactttGCTTTGCAGGAGGACGTGGCATGATGACGGCAAAGAAGAATCAGCCCTTGCAGAATGGAAGGGCCAAGGTGAgtgtggggagagggagaggaaagggcagAGGAGGGGAATAGCTCATACCGTGCTGTCTGGTGTGTTATCTTTGCTTGTCATAATACAGAGCAGCCATCAAAGTATAACCATCCGCATGCctgaaatgaaataactgaGAATCAACAAAGGTAACCTTGATCTGATAGGAGCCCTCAGCACTATATCAGCAGTGCCTATCTTTCATCTTTGTCCCCATGGTGGACCAAAAACCtccagcagtgcacagctgggaggacaACTAGAGCCACTGCGGTCACTTACCCATGGGATTTCTGGGTCAGCTGGCTCCATGTCAGGATAAAATTAGCAGGAGATGTATTTTCCTTATTGAACATGCAGATTCACAGAGCACAGGCCACGAAGCCAGACTCAGCTTTTCTTGAGGAGTGGCTGCTGGCTGGCCCCTAACTGGTCCCCATCTGATGCACAGGAGAACGTGCTGCAGCgggtcctgcagctgccagtGGTGAGCTCAACCTGCGAAAGCTTGCAGCGGACCTACACCAGCACCAAAGAGGTCCACCCATTTGTGGCCTCGGTGTGTGAGGTCTATGAGCAGGGAGTGAAGGGTGCCAGCGCCTTGGCCATGTGGAGCATGGAGCCTGTGGTGCGCAGGCTGGAGCCCCAGTGTGAGTCAATCAGGAGGGATGTGGTGGGGTACCCAACAGTGGGACAGTACCTGCTTTcacccctggcacagctcccagccttAATTTCCACCCTGCTCTCATGCTTTTGCCCAAGGCAGTCTCAATGGCCAACACTTTGGCATGTCGGGGCTTGGACCACCTGGAGGAGAAGATCCCAGCCCTTCAGTACCCTGTTGATAAGGTAAGTCACGTGCGGCAAAGCCTGTGGGACCCTCTGGACCCTCCAGCCCCCCTGCAGAGCCCACAGTATTTCTCCTCTGGGCCAGATCCTGGTTTTGCTTCCCACCTGGCCACCAGTGATGGGAAGTGTCCTCCACAGAGCACTTCAAAGCAAGGACTTGGCCCCAGGTGTGGTTGGATTGCTGCTAAATATAGGCCAGCAGTGTTCTGTATGGCTGGCTACCTCCAGCCCAGGCTATAGGAAATTGTTCTGCTGCTCTATAGGATGTCTTCTTGCGTGGCCCACAGTCTCTCCAGCTGCCCCATGCCATCTAGAGCATATCAGAAGGTCTCTTCTCCATCTCTCTTCCTGCAGCTTGCCTCCAAACTGAAGGACACTATCTCCAGCCCCATCCAATGTGCCAAGAGCACCATCGGCAACTCTATGGACAAGATCCTGGGGCTGGCAGTCGGGGGCTATGAGACAACCAAGAGCACCGTGGAGACCACAGCAAGGTACACGAGGAGCAACTCGGTGAGCCAGATGGCAGCTGCCGGGATGGACACAGCCCTGGGTGGACTGGAGAAGCTGATGGAGTACCTGTTgccagaagaggaggaggaaggtagTACTGGTACCAAGATCACCTCAGGGTGTCTGCAGAGGGGTGTCCTGGTAAGGCAGGGTTCTGCTGAGGTGGAGGAAGCACCCAAGGCTGGCCCCATGGAGGTGGGGCCTCACTGATGGGGTGCAGATGGACAGAGAAAGATCCTGGTGCAGGGCTGTCCCACTAGGCTGTAACATCCCATAccctctctgtgctgttctGCCTTTAGATCTGAAGCCCAAGCAGACGTGTGGGCCAGCAGCAAAGGTCTCCCAGCAGCAATCCAGGGCTTACAGGGCTcacagtgctcccagtgctcccagcagtgctcccagcacccTGGGCCGGATTGGAGCCCTGCTCAGCACCGCCTCCCACCGCGCTTACCAGCACACTGCCCAGAACCTCCAGCGCGCCAAAGCCAAAGGGCAGGAACTGGTCGTCTGGATCCCCATCCTGGTGAGTCCCAGCCTGTCCCAAAGCCCTAGAGCCTGGGACTCACCCCGAGCACTGGTTTCTGTTCCCTCTGCAGGGCAGTCTGGCCAAGCCAAGCCCACCTGTGGTGCCGCAGAGCCACGGTGAGAGGCAGAGCATTGCAGGCAGCTGGCGGCAGAGCAGGATGCCGGAGCAGAAGccagagaaggcagagaagaaggaGGACAGCCATGCTGGTGAGGTAGGGAAAAATGGAGATAGTGGTGAGATGGGGTCATCCCAGAGCATCATCTCAGTCCCACCATGTTCTCGCTGTCTTCTCCAATAAGCCAAATCGAGGCACTTCCCTTCTGGCATTCTCCCAGGGGCTGGGTGCAATCCACAGGACCCAGCAACCAACATCTCTGGCTCAGTCCTCCTGAGGAGAAAAAGCCCTGAACTCCCAAACAAGGCTGCAACAGCCTCTGGGCCAGGCAGCGCTCCAATTTCCAAATCAGCACCTAGCTCCCAGTTGTTGGTTTGTGGGTCTCAATGTAAAACGTGCTCCCACTGTGGTCCCAGCAGTAAGCAGGAGGACCCTGGGAGGGGAGATGGAGGTGTGGGGGGGCCCTGCTGACAGCACACAAGCTGGAGGACTTTCCCTGGTGgtagcagctctgctgagacaCAGGGACAGGAAACTGCAGGTCGGGGTCAGTGCCCTTCACCTTCACTTGCAACAGAAATGTGAGGTCCCATAGGGCTGGGGGTGCCATAAATGACGCTGTTTTCTGTCGGCAGGCAGGGGATGGCCTCGGGCTGGTGGGCAGCGTGGCTCACAACCTGCAGAGTGCCTGTGCCTCTGGCATCTCCAGCGTGAAGAAGGTCCCTGCTGTGGCCTGGGATGCGGCGGAGGGGTTGATCCTGTTCACACCCCGCAGGTTGTCCAGGGCTATGGAGACGGTGGATGCTCTGGGAGGGACACTCATCAGTGCCCCTAAGCAcctgctgggcagcctgtacaGCCTCGTGCCGGTGAGTGCATCCCAGCACCTTGGGGACACACAGGGATCGGGTCCCACCCACCTCCAGCAAGACCCCTTTTGGTCCCCTCCCTGCataaaggcaaggcaaaggtTCATGCTGGGACCAcatcccctcccttcctccGCTCGTTCCCTTCCTGCCTGCTCTCCCCCAGGGCTGTTCTGCAGCCACCCACTCCCTGCTCTGAGGGCCTCTATGGGGACAAACCACCCATCCTAAAGTCTCCTCAGGGAGAGCCCCGGTGCTCAGCCCAGCCCTCAGCTCCGCAGGCAGTCCAAGGACGAGGCAGCAGCGCGGGGCAGCAAGACATGCCCTGAGGCCgagcaaaaggaagaggagagcaaGCCAGCAGACACCAGCGCCGAGGAGAAGGCCCAGCTGAGGGGTGACTGGCGGTTGTACCGCGGCCACCACCCGCTGTCCTTCCTGGGCCTGGAAGACCCTCTCTTCATACGCAGCAATCTGTAccgcagctcagccctggagcCCGAAGCTGTGCCACGGAAATCGGCCTTCGCGCCCTACAGCCGGCGTGTGAGCGAGGGCTCCTACCGCTTCAGCCCCGAGGCCATGTACAGCCGGGCCTACTACGCCAACCTCTACGGCCCGGCCTACAAGAAGGACTGACCCTGAGAGGGAGAACCTCGGTCACAAATTGCCCCCCAGAACGCTTCACCTTCACATACCCACATCCCACCTTGCCTCCTTACCCACATCCCCAGCCTGGCACAGATATGGTTGTCTCTCCAGGGttgtccatctgtccatccgTGGTTGAGggtccctgctctgctccaggctcGGTGACAGCTGTACCAGGAGATGTCCCATCCTCAGGGCCAAGAGGAGAATAAAGGCAGCCCAAGGGGGTGCTGTTGGAGAATTAGGtagaggagagaagaggggaTGAGTAAAGGAGATgcagtgaaggagaaaaagggacCAGCCAGCTCTGACACTGGGCCACCTGCTGCTTGTTGAAGAACCACTGTCAGCTGGGTGAGatacagagcacagaaatggaCCGGAGGGCAACACAACCATCAAACATCGCCATATAATCATCACAGAATGCCTTGAGTTAGAAGTgacttaaagcccatccagtcccaaccccctgccacgggctggttgcccccatcagctcaggatgcccagggccccgtccaacctggacttgagaacctccagggatggggcacccacagctctgggcactcTGGGTCCCCATTCCTCCTTCCATGGTTTTGGGGTCGGGGACAAGACCGGGCAGAGCAATAGGACCCCAGCCTCCTGCAGGAAGGCCGCATTTCCCACAACTTGCGATTGTATCTGCTGCAGTAATAAACCTTCCTTCCTATCACCCCTTGCATAGTCTGCTTTCCAAGAGCTGCCTACTGGCTGGCGAGCCATAAAGGGCTGGGAACACTGAGGGAGGGAGAGCACTGAGGGTGCAGAGGGCTTTTTGCAGTGCTTGGGCAGTACCCAGTGCTGTACCTGCCCCTTCCTATGCCTGGAGTACAAACTCAAAGCCACCAGGGGCTTCCTGCCAAAGATTTATTCCATTTGCTCCCCACCGGAGATATGCGGTCCTTTGTCTCTTCCCATGGAAGCTCTATGGATCCTGGATCCATCCCAGGATCACCCACAGAACATCTCATAATAGAAGACGTGTCTCACAGCAGATAGAGCATCTCAAAAGTGATGGACGTGTATCGCGACTGATGGACCATCTCATGGGTGATAGAGCATCTCATGACTGATGGAGGACGTCATGACCGATCACAGAACGGCTtagactggaagggaccttaaagatcaccccctccaccctgctgctgtgggctggatgccacccaccagctcaggctgcccagggccccatccagcctgccctcgagcacctccagggatggggcacagcaTAAACGACCGAGAATCTCAAAAGCGATGGAGGAGGACGTGTGGGTACGAGCAGATGAGGAGCTCCTCATGGGGGCGGCCCACCCAGAAAAGCTAGGGATGCTCCAATCGAGTTGTACGGGGTTTTAAGCAAACCCGATCCGGTGGGTGACAACCAGCCCACGGCACCGGATGGGACCGGACGGTCCTCAGATCCAACCCACGCCATCCCACGACTCTCCGAGCACCTCAGAAGGGACGGAGCGCCGCGCTCCCCCCGCGCATCTCAACCCCGCCCACGCCCACCGCCCCGCCGCGCTCACAGCACTGACGGCCGCCGcggcgccgggccgggcggagCCGCCTGACGCCATCGCGCCGCGCCGAGCAGCGCTCCGCCCGGCGATGGGCCCGGAGGGGGCGGCGGTGCGGGTGGCGGTGCGGGTGCGGCCGctgctgcccaaggaggtgctGCGCGGGCACCGCTCCTGCCTGCGCGGGGATGCGGCCACGGGGGAAGTGGCGCTGGGCCACCGCCGCCGCTTCCGCTTCGCCGCCGTGCTGCCCGAGGCGGCGGGGCAGGAGGCCGTGTACAGCGCCTGCGTCCGGCCGCTGCTGCGGGCCTTCTTCCAGGGCTTCAACGCCACCGTCTTCGCCTACGGGCAGACGGGCTCCGGCAAGACCTACACCATCGGGGAGGCCAGCGTCGGTGAGTTGGGGGCAGCGacttcccccccatcccatcgcATCCCACCCTATCTCATCTCCAtcacatccccatcccatcatCCCATCCCCTGCCGTCAACCCCATCGCCCCGATCCCACCTATTCCTCTTCTAGACGTTGTTTCGGTTGTACTATTGGATCTATAGTTACCTTAGTGAGCGTGCATGGCAGGTGCCTTGGTCAGCCTTGGTTAACTGTGCCATTTGGGAATGCTGAGTTATGTCCGTACTTTGAGATCCATCTCTGCTCCGTTCTCAGGTCAGGCTGTAGCTCCAGGTGCAGggctgcatttctgcatggctgctggagacaaaagcagaacagcttAAGATCACAACAGCAGAGCGGCCAGATAACAAGCTGGGAGAGCTGGTGGGGAAACACTGGCTTCAAAGGGCAGCACTCTTTAGCTTTACACTTCATGTTTGTTATCAGTGGAAACGTTAACGTCCCTTTTTCTTCTCGAGGAAGAAGTGTTGCGTGAGTCCACCACTGCTGTGCAGGGAAGCAGCGGGGTGAGGTTTGTCCCAAGTCCTAAAACCCCTTGCAGGGAGTTTGAATTTAGGCAGTGCAGGGCTGTAGGAAGGCCCCAGGGGGCTGCTCCCTTCTGGATGAAAGccatgctgcagccctggctcCAGCCCATACCCACCCAGCGTGGTTCCAGGTATGCGTCGTATCCCATGGCCATATCCATGTCTCTTTGCCAGCTTCCATCAATGAGGATGAGCAGGGCATCATCCCACGAGCCATGGCGGAGACCTTCCAGCTTATCGACGAGAACGACCTCATTGACTACACAGTGCGTGTGTCCTACTTGGAGGTGTACAAGGAGGAGTTCCGAGACCTTCTGCAGGTAGATACAGCCAGCAAAGACATCCAGATCCGAGAGGATGACAAGGGCAACATCGGTATGTGCAGCAGCCCTTGGGCTCACTTTTCTCCCCGTTCTCAAGGCCGTTGTTAGGTTTTGTCATTCGGTTGGGTCCCTTATCCATTTGCTGTTGCAGTGCTCTGCGGTGTGAAGGAGTCCGAGGTGGAAGGACTGGACGAGGTGCTGAGCCTGCTGGAGATGGGCAACACGGCCAAGCACACGGGTGCCACGCACATCAACGCACAGTCGAGCCGCTCACACACCATCTTCACGGTGACGATGGAGCAGCGGCGCGGCGCTGGCCGTGTCACCCGCCTTGCCCTGTCCAACCAGCCCACCATCCCCGCTTCAGGACAGGTCCTGGTTTCCAAGTTCCATTTTGTGGACCTGGCGGGCTCAGAACGAATCGTCAAGACAGGAAACACCggggagaggctgaaggagagCATCCAGATCAACTGCGGGCTGCTGGCCTTGGGCAACGTCATCAGCGCCTTGGGGGACCCTCGGAGGAAGGGCAGCCACATTCCTTATAGAGATTCCAAAATCACCAGGTACAGATTGGGGGGAGTGGGACCTCACATATCCCATGGGCTGGtggcccagcagcagggacatGTTGCTACCTACCTGGTCTGCTGGCAGAGAccccaggctgaacaggagAAGCTCACAGGGCAAGTCATCCCTTCTGCTCTCATGCCAGTGAGAATCAGGTAGTACCTGGCTCCAGGAGTTATTCATGCAGAAACTTGGTATGGTACAAGTTGTCCTCTGCCATTCAGAGAGATCTATACAAGCTCAAGCACtaggcccaggagaacctcatgaggttcagcaaagcaAAGTACAAGGTATTGCATTTGGGTCACAGCAAACCCCActgtcagtacaagctggggatGTAAGGAGGGAGCACAGCCCAACCAAAAAGGTCTTGGGGGTACTGGTAGATGGCAGCTGGGCATAAAgtagcagtgtgcccttgcatCTGAAAAAGTCAgctgtattctgggctgcatccaaagcagagTGGtcagcagggcgagggagggaATCCcgcctctctgctctgtgagacctcacctggagtactgcatccagagtacaggagagacatggacctgttggagtacatccagaggagggacacaaaaatgacaagaaagATGGAACACCTCTTTaaaaggacaggctgagagctggagctgtgcagtctggaggagagaaggctctggggagacctgagagcgaCCTCTCAGTACCTAaaagggctgtaagaaagaggggacagactctttagcggGGTCTGTTGTAATAGCACAAgtggaaatgatttcaaatgaaaagaagggagatgtagactggatataaggaagaatttttttgcaGTCAAGATGacgaggcactggcacaggttgcccagaagggtggtagatgccccgtccctggggACACCCAGagtcaggctggacagagctctgagcacctgatcagctGTCGGTGTTCCTGTTCAGTGTGGgggaagttggaccagatggcctttagggaTCCCTTGCAACgcaaacaattctatgattctatgtttaaTCATTCTGCTCTCCTCAATAGTGCAGAGTATGTGCATCATTCTCCTTGGGTTTAGCCTCTGAAGAGGACTGGAAACCTTCTGGTTCCTGTGTTACCGTGCATTCCAGCCCTCTCAGTCACCAGTGtctctgctttgtgcaggaTCCTGAAGGACTCCCTGGGGGGCAATGCCCAGACTGTGATGATAGCGTGCGTCAGCCCTTCCTCCTCCGACTTCGACGAGAGCCTCAACACACTGAACTACGCCAGCCGAGCTCAGAACATCCAGAACAAAGCGGTGGTGAACTGCCGCAAGGAGACAGAGCAGGTGGAGGAGCTCCACATGCAGATAAAGAACCTGCAGAAGGCGCTGGAGCAGCGGCACCGCTCCGAGACACGCATCATCAACCGCTCAGACACCGCCAAGCGCTGCCCCCAGGAGCCCACTGCTCGGCTGCTGGCTGAGTGCGCACACTACCGGACCTGCACAGATGCTGCTTACCggctgctgatggagctgcaggaggacagcAACCTGACGGTGGAGCAGATCCTGCGGGTGAAGGAGTGGCTGTGCGCGGTGGAGAGTGAGAGGAGCGAGCTGACCTCGGCTG
It encodes:
- the PLIN1 gene encoding perilipin-1 isoform X1: MWSMEPVVRRLEPQFSMANTLACRGLDHLEEKIPALQYPVDKLASKLKDTISSPIQCAKSTIGNSMDKILGLAVGGYETTKSTVETTARYTRSNSVSQMAAAGMDTALGGLEKLMEYLLPEEEEEDLKPKQTCGPAAKVSQQQSRAYRAHSAPSAPSSAPSTLGRIGALLSTASHRAYQHTAQNLQRAKAKGQELVVWIPILGSLAKPSPPVVPQSHGERQSIAGSWRQSRMPEQKPEKAEKKEDSHAGEAGDGLGLVGSVAHNLQSACASGISSVKKVPAVAWDAAEGLILFTPRRLSRAMETVDALGGTLISAPKHLLGSLYSLVPLRRQSKDEAAARGSKTCPEAEQKEEESKPADTSAEEKAQLRGDWRLYRGHHPLSFLGLEDPLFIRSNLYRSSALEPEAVPRKSAFAPYSRRVSEGSYRFSPEAMYSRAYYANLYGPAYKKD